The Salvelinus namaycush isolate Seneca chromosome 13, SaNama_1.0, whole genome shotgun sequence genome includes a region encoding these proteins:
- the LOC120057945 gene encoding BTB/POZ domain-containing protein KCTD4-like, which yields MEWNLRRMDSELRQINPDLLQPSKSIKKPSSGTITLNVGGFLYAAHRTTLSRHQGSVLEELASGRKPIQHTDSMGNPFIDRDGPVFRHILNFLRTGDLQLPDDFREVGLLRGEAEFYRLSGLVEAISEWEGMRAAQREPAFLEVTDERSQGFKVYCSDPSFIDKIKGRLVQISKSRLDGFPEEFEVSSNVIQFRHFIKSDPGSRLVLKQDSTFLCTLECLKLETVMLALKAGFSLISSLDSSKGSVVAAEALHFVK from the coding sequence ATGGAATGGAACCTCAGAAGGATGGACAGTGAACTGAGACAGATCAACCCAGACCTGCTGCAGCCTAGCAAGAGCATCAAGAAGCCCTCCTCAGGCACCATCACTCTCAACGTGGGGGGCTTTCTCTATGCCGCACACCGCACCACCCTCAGCCGCCACCAGGGGTCAGTGTTGGAGGAGCTGGCCAGCGGCAGGAAGCCCATCCAGCACACTGACTCCATGGGCAACCCCTTCATCGACCGTGACGGCCCCGTGTTCAGACACATCCTCAACTTCCTGCGGACCGGAGACCTGCAGCTGCCCGATGACTTCCGAGAGGTGGGCCTTCTGAGAGGAGAAGCAGAGTTCTACCGCCTCAGTGGATTGGTGGAGGCCATTTCAGAGTGGGAGGGGATGCGGGCGGCGCAACGGGAGCCCGCCTTCCTGGAGGTGACTGACGAGAGGTCGCAGGGCTTCAAGGTGTACTGCAGCGACCCCTCCTTCATCGACAAGATCAAAGGGCGCCTGGTTCAGATCTCAAAGAGCCGTCTGGACGGCTTCCCAGAGGAGTTTGAGGTGTCGTCCAACGTGATCCAGTTCCGCCACTTCATCAAGTCGGACCCTGGCTCCAGGCTGGTGCTGAAACAGGACAGTACCTTCCTGTGTACCCTGGAGTGTCTGAAGCTAGAGACGGTGATGCTGGCCCTGAAGGCTGGCTTCTCTCTAATCAGCTCTCTGGACAGCAGCAAGGGATCTGTGGTGGCCGCAGAGGCTCTGCACTTTGTCAAGTaa